A window of Rubricoccus marinus contains these coding sequences:
- a CDS encoding T9SS type A sorting domain-containing protein yields MRIAALLALLLVSVPLAAQPLLSRYSVRSPNSQPNGFFGRVIETIGDADGDGVQDFLVGAYNEDPTGSLNNIGRAYYFSGADGSVIRTFDSPNAQASGFFAVSAAAAGDVNGDGTPDFLAGSYHTVNGLTVAGRAYLISGADGATLRSFESPDPERDGFYSFNVAAPGDLDGDGIGDYVIGAPSEDVVVGGNTVVDHGVAYAYSGADGSLLWTSTPQTQEASIFYGRVASVGGDLNGDGTPDLITSAVQATSSVGLQTGLAYAVSGSDGSILYQMESGNAAFNNFGGFGWSITGLTDLDGDGVRDIGVGAPYEGVAGTHVRDGSVSFFSGASGASFGTYFEEERQAERLFGWTVREIGDLNGDGVPEIGVSAPSQFSAYQDRGGIFADPFAGALFITSGSDIGMASAEDIAEVYPTLPDFPTQFRWRFGETFAALGDTDGDGLPEIAVGAPNQGTNIGFVGVFSGASILAISDVDVSAEDEQPIGGDGTYGFASTAASLVLNTVSTLRGDEAAETLAAGNGTSIRVRRHASPPNGTEGIAEAEVAGYRWTFTSDGPLSFGTTSEARFQLSEIPNSQVVDPGGIVVYHRASIGGGAFEALPTSYDAASGQIVATGFTTLGEFAFASDTNPLPGEPGAGASGVAVRAFPNPGSDAMTVAVMAPEAGVVRATVHDALGREVALLHDGPLAAGEQLLPLDARTLSPGVYMLRVTTPEATVTRRLTVVR; encoded by the coding sequence ATGCGCATTGCTGCCCTTCTCGCTCTCCTCTTGGTGAGCGTGCCGCTCGCCGCTCAGCCGCTCCTCTCGCGCTACTCCGTGCGGAGTCCCAACAGCCAGCCCAACGGCTTCTTCGGCCGCGTTATCGAGACCATCGGGGACGCCGATGGCGACGGCGTGCAGGACTTCCTCGTCGGCGCGTACAACGAGGATCCGACCGGCTCGCTCAACAACATCGGCCGGGCCTACTACTTCAGTGGGGCGGATGGCTCCGTTATCCGCACCTTCGACTCGCCGAACGCGCAGGCCAGCGGCTTCTTCGCCGTCTCGGCGGCAGCGGCAGGGGACGTGAACGGCGATGGCACGCCGGACTTCCTGGCTGGGAGCTACCACACCGTAAACGGCCTGACCGTAGCAGGCCGGGCGTACCTCATCAGCGGAGCGGACGGCGCCACGCTCCGCTCGTTCGAGTCGCCGGACCCGGAGCGGGACGGCTTCTACAGCTTCAACGTCGCCGCTCCCGGCGATCTGGACGGCGACGGCATCGGCGACTACGTGATCGGGGCCCCGAGCGAGGACGTCGTGGTCGGGGGCAACACCGTCGTGGATCACGGCGTGGCGTACGCCTACAGCGGCGCCGACGGCTCGCTGCTCTGGACCTCGACGCCGCAGACGCAAGAGGCCTCGATCTTCTACGGCCGCGTGGCCTCGGTCGGCGGCGACCTCAACGGCGACGGCACACCGGACCTCATCACGAGCGCCGTGCAGGCGACCAGTTCGGTCGGGCTTCAGACCGGCCTGGCCTACGCCGTGAGCGGCTCCGACGGGAGCATCCTCTACCAGATGGAATCCGGCAACGCCGCGTTCAACAACTTTGGCGGCTTCGGCTGGAGCATCACGGGCCTCACGGACCTGGACGGCGACGGCGTCCGCGACATCGGCGTCGGCGCGCCGTACGAGGGCGTGGCCGGGACGCACGTGCGGGACGGCAGCGTGTCGTTCTTCAGCGGGGCCTCTGGCGCGAGCTTCGGCACCTACTTCGAGGAAGAGCGGCAGGCCGAGCGCCTGTTCGGGTGGACGGTGCGGGAGATCGGCGACCTCAACGGCGACGGCGTGCCCGAGATCGGCGTGAGCGCGCCGAGCCAGTTCAGCGCCTACCAGGACCGCGGCGGCATCTTCGCCGACCCGTTCGCGGGCGCGCTCTTCATCACGAGCGGGTCCGACATCGGAATGGCCTCCGCCGAGGACATCGCGGAGGTCTACCCGACCCTCCCGGACTTCCCCACGCAGTTCCGCTGGCGCTTCGGGGAGACCTTCGCCGCGCTCGGTGACACCGATGGCGACGGTCTGCCGGAGATCGCCGTGGGCGCTCCCAACCAGGGGACCAACATCGGCTTCGTCGGGGTGTTCTCCGGCGCCAGCATCCTCGCGATCTCGGACGTCGACGTGTCTGCCGAGGACGAGCAGCCCATCGGCGGCGACGGCACGTACGGATTCGCCAGCACGGCCGCGAGCTTGGTGTTGAACACCGTCTCGACGCTGCGTGGGGACGAGGCTGCGGAAACGCTCGCGGCGGGCAACGGCACGTCGATCCGCGTCCGGCGGCACGCCAGCCCGCCCAACGGAACCGAGGGCATCGCGGAGGCGGAGGTGGCGGGCTACCGCTGGACGTTCACGAGCGACGGCCCGCTCTCGTTCGGCACCACGAGCGAGGCCCGGTTCCAGCTCTCCGAGATCCCCAACTCGCAGGTCGTCGACCCCGGCGGCATCGTCGTCTACCACCGCGCGTCCATCGGCGGCGGCGCGTTCGAGGCGCTCCCGACGAGCTACGACGCCGCCAGCGGCCAGATCGTGGCGACGGGGTTCACCACGCTCGGTGAGTTCGCCTTCGCCAGTGACACGAACCCACTGCCCGGCGAGCCCGGCGCCGGGGCCTCTGGCGTGGCGGTCCGCGCCTTCCCCAACCCCGGTTCGGACGCGATGACGGTCGCCGTCATGGCGCCAGAGGCAGGCGTGGTCCGCGCGACGGTCCACGACGCGCTCGGCCGCGAGGTGGCGCTCCTGCACGACGGGCCTCTGGCGGCAGGCGAGCAGCTTCTGC
- a CDS encoding DUF7619 domain-containing protein → MSRLLFLALACLALASGAHAQTCSTEWENPVDGDWDDQTKWTNGVPTGSTSPGGADPCITVPGTYTVTLRPDDRANPILSTLTVGGASGTQTFVMGGYIRTTDVTIRARGRMEIIPRTVAGAFGGLDASGIVLVEGFLSMNHNRVFLTNRGSLEVASGGTLRGTNAARLGGPNGTFTIRGTLELADNARIDARTEVLGGTVRVTSGEGQLFVTGGGILQNATLDAASGATLIASGNYDVEGTLSGSPDGEVYFFRSTLTAEASGVTLNMTGTGLRFGLASGANFTTILTGGPVLNTGRLVFAQPNFFSRIRGTTLTNEGTLELEGDAGLADGAVIRNRPGGVIRMYETQFFQNPNNSVVRVENAGLLVREDTGPNEASARFVSVTLESLPGSEIRVLGNYLDLASGPNADTLPPGMTLTGNGMLRLAGLPIRSTYSPGTEANPIGMLRPRGSDTFVFAPEAITILDVAANGVSDRIFNALDFPASITFGGTLRVRVQPGFRPAIGDVWPIVVNQGSTVTGAFSSVEIEGGPPELSFVVDTSQPGSAFLRAVASASVSAPVASAPEGTPLAFVLTHPASPEAFTINVETGGTATLFEDYTLSATRGTVRARPNTTQTTVQVFPRRDANASEGDEIVTLRIVQGLDAAPGASPEASVTITDGPSNTALALDAITPARGGNIGSVTPTVFGTGFGPDATLRLVRGGTSIEASGVAVATGASGASGQFDLAGVAPGTYDLEVTSGGSTETLPNAFQVVEGVRAAPVWVEVTGTPTPRVGRWSTYTIHMGNDADVDLYDIGLLVRITAGIPFEFLEGIRDYNGTPASELDVAIDVDDAQVVPLYFHKLPARSSGSFRVRVLAAPPVTDGDGVGVAAELYPPDLTRASTYTGVLDTNELPYNFGLLAGAFEVMTFEFPPPDGNPRTLAPSGAPWASGAAKRDDSFGPYWDRDKPIEDYTDEQIFDEYDTAGRFNEWYGNDVEPQTQTTVENYAGWAVAPIAQEAAIAKGYSLVAGSAIIVSGVLTAWTIRSYGLKAHQILCSRGIPLPEECIEYLASQGITYDPNTGFETPFAGGKAGGSRDPNDKYGPIGEGGQRYYNPTEPSAYTIAFENLATTSFPAQEVVIVDSLDVNAFDLSTFSFGPIRWGASGVVTPPPGTKSFETEVNLMPDFNATLLITAALDEATGRVEWHFATLDVTTGDLPEDGLVGFLPPNVTSPEGEGSVGFTVQVRDDLASGATVENRAEIVFDVNEPIVTPVWSNTLDRVEPVSSVQPLAGTESSPLTLTLNGSDSGSGVEFYNVYASKDGGPFRLAGVSTNGTFEFEGENGSRYGFFSVAQDFVANTEGPKTEAEATTMVAVASDGAPAGPLALTLEAPRPNPARGLVRLRFGLPSAGAASMRVLDALGREVAVLAAGEAAAGWHVAEWQPDVASGVYVVELRAGDAVQVRRLTVVR, encoded by the coding sequence ATGTCTCGACTTCTGTTTCTCGCCCTCGCCTGCCTCGCCCTCGCCTCTGGCGCCCACGCCCAGACCTGCTCCACCGAGTGGGAGAACCCCGTCGATGGCGACTGGGATGACCAGACCAAGTGGACGAACGGTGTCCCTACCGGCTCCACGAGTCCCGGCGGCGCAGATCCCTGCATCACGGTCCCCGGCACCTACACCGTCACCCTTCGGCCAGACGACCGGGCCAACCCCATTCTCTCCACGCTGACCGTCGGTGGCGCCAGCGGCACGCAGACGTTCGTCATGGGCGGCTACATCCGCACGACCGACGTGACCATCCGCGCCAGAGGCCGTATGGAAATCATCCCGCGGACAGTTGCGGGGGCGTTCGGGGGGCTCGATGCCAGCGGGATCGTCCTGGTAGAGGGGTTCTTGAGCATGAACCACAACCGCGTGTTCCTGACCAACCGGGGCTCGCTGGAGGTGGCCTCTGGCGGCACACTGCGTGGCACGAACGCCGCGCGCCTCGGTGGCCCGAACGGGACGTTCACCATCCGGGGCACGCTTGAGCTTGCGGATAACGCCCGCATCGACGCCCGGACGGAGGTGCTCGGCGGGACCGTCCGCGTCACCAGCGGAGAAGGCCAACTCTTCGTTACTGGCGGAGGCATCCTGCAGAACGCGACGCTGGACGCGGCTTCTGGTGCGACGCTCATAGCGAGCGGCAATTACGACGTCGAAGGCACGCTCTCCGGCAGCCCCGATGGGGAGGTGTACTTCTTCCGATCCACGCTCACGGCCGAGGCCTCTGGCGTGACGCTGAACATGACCGGGACCGGCCTGCGGTTCGGTCTCGCTAGTGGCGCGAACTTCACGACGATCCTAACGGGCGGGCCCGTCCTGAACACCGGCCGGCTCGTGTTCGCTCAACCCAACTTTTTTAGCCGCATCCGAGGTACGACGCTCACCAACGAGGGCACGCTCGAGTTGGAGGGCGACGCCGGATTGGCCGATGGCGCAGTCATCCGCAACCGCCCGGGCGGGGTCATCCGGATGTATGAAACGCAGTTCTTCCAGAACCCCAACAACAGTGTGGTACGGGTGGAGAACGCGGGACTGCTCGTGCGCGAGGACACCGGGCCAAACGAAGCGTCCGCCCGCTTCGTCAGCGTGACACTGGAGAGCCTGCCGGGCTCGGAAATCCGCGTGCTCGGCAACTACTTGGACCTGGCAAGCGGACCGAACGCCGACACGCTCCCACCGGGCATGACGCTGACGGGCAACGGAATGCTTCGGCTGGCCGGTTTGCCCATCCGCAGCACCTACAGTCCGGGCACGGAGGCCAATCCCATTGGGATGCTGAGGCCCCGAGGCTCTGACACCTTCGTGTTCGCCCCCGAGGCCATCACGATCCTCGACGTGGCGGCGAACGGAGTGAGTGATCGGATCTTCAATGCGCTCGATTTCCCGGCGAGCATCACGTTCGGCGGAACGCTGCGCGTCCGCGTGCAGCCAGGATTTAGGCCCGCCATCGGAGATGTGTGGCCGATCGTCGTCAACCAGGGGAGCACGGTAACTGGCGCGTTCAGTAGCGTGGAGATAGAGGGCGGCCCGCCCGAACTCTCCTTCGTTGTGGACACGTCCCAGCCCGGCTCCGCCTTCTTGCGCGCTGTCGCGAGCGCCTCGGTGAGCGCGCCGGTGGCCTCAGCGCCCGAGGGCACGCCTCTGGCGTTCGTGCTCACGCACCCCGCTTCGCCAGAGGCCTTCACCATCAACGTCGAGACCGGCGGCACGGCGACGCTCTTTGAGGACTACACGCTCAGCGCCACGCGCGGAACAGTCCGCGCGCGGCCCAACACGACGCAGACGACCGTCCAAGTCTTCCCGCGCCGCGATGCCAATGCCTCGGAGGGCGATGAAATCGTGACGCTTCGCATCGTGCAGGGCCTGGACGCGGCGCCGGGCGCCTCGCCAGAGGCCTCCGTCACCATCACGGACGGCCCGTCCAACACGGCCCTGGCGCTCGATGCCATCACGCCCGCCCGAGGCGGAAACATCGGCAGCGTCACGCCGACCGTCTTCGGCACCGGCTTCGGACCCGACGCCACGCTGCGGCTCGTGCGTGGCGGGACGAGCATCGAGGCCTCTGGCGTGGCTGTCGCAACTGGGGCTTCTGGCGCCAGCGGCCAGTTCGACCTCGCGGGCGTCGCGCCGGGGACGTACGATCTGGAGGTGACGAGCGGTGGCAGCACCGAGACGCTTCCCAACGCGTTTCAAGTGGTAGAAGGCGTCCGCGCCGCGCCGGTCTGGGTGGAGGTGACCGGGACGCCCACGCCGCGCGTGGGCCGCTGGAGCACCTACACGATCCACATGGGCAACGACGCCGACGTGGACCTCTACGACATCGGCCTCCTCGTCCGGATCACCGCGGGCATCCCGTTCGAGTTCCTGGAAGGCATCCGGGACTACAACGGCACGCCAGCCTCCGAACTGGACGTCGCCATCGACGTGGACGACGCGCAGGTGGTGCCGCTCTACTTCCACAAGCTCCCGGCGCGGTCCTCGGGATCGTTCCGCGTCCGCGTCCTCGCGGCGCCACCGGTGACGGACGGCGACGGCGTGGGCGTGGCGGCCGAGCTGTACCCGCCGGACCTGACGCGCGCCTCCACCTACACAGGCGTTCTGGACACGAACGAACTGCCGTACAACTTCGGCCTCCTCGCAGGCGCCTTCGAGGTCATGACGTTCGAGTTTCCCCCGCCAGATGGCAACCCGCGGACCCTGGCCCCGTCCGGTGCGCCGTGGGCCTCTGGCGCAGCCAAGCGAGACGACAGCTTTGGACCCTACTGGGACCGCGATAAGCCCATCGAGGACTACACGGACGAGCAGATCTTCGACGAGTACGACACGGCCGGGCGGTTCAACGAGTGGTACGGAAACGACGTTGAGCCACAAACGCAGACGACCGTAGAGAACTACGCGGGGTGGGCCGTCGCGCCCATTGCACAGGAGGCGGCGATTGCCAAAGGCTACTCCCTCGTCGCGGGTTCGGCCATCATCGTCTCGGGTGTGCTGACCGCGTGGACCATTCGCAGCTACGGGCTCAAGGCCCACCAGATTCTGTGTAGCCGCGGCATCCCGCTGCCAGAAGAGTGCATCGAGTACCTCGCGAGCCAGGGCATCACCTACGATCCCAACACCGGCTTCGAGACGCCGTTCGCCGGCGGCAAGGCCGGGGGCTCTCGCGACCCGAACGACAAGTACGGTCCCATCGGCGAGGGCGGGCAGCGCTACTACAATCCCACCGAGCCCTCGGCCTACACCATCGCGTTCGAGAACCTGGCGACGACCAGCTTCCCGGCACAGGAAGTCGTGATTGTGGACTCGCTGGACGTGAACGCCTTTGACCTGTCCACCTTCTCCTTCGGTCCGATCCGCTGGGGAGCCTCTGGCGTGGTCACGCCCCCGCCGGGCACGAAGAGCTTTGAGACGGAGGTCAACCTCATGCCGGATTTCAACGCGACTCTCCTGATTACAGCGGCACTGGACGAGGCCACAGGCCGTGTGGAGTGGCACTTCGCGACGCTGGATGTCACGACAGGCGACCTTCCGGAAGACGGGCTGGTCGGCTTCCTTCCGCCCAACGTCACCTCGCCAGAGGGCGAAGGCAGCGTCGGCTTCACGGTGCAGGTGCGCGACGACCTGGCCTCTGGCGCGACGGTGGAGAACCGCGCGGAGATCGTCTTCGATGTCAACGAGCCTATCGTGACGCCGGTCTGGAGCAACACGCTGGACCGCGTGGAGCCCGTCTCGAGCGTGCAGCCTCTGGCGGGAACGGAGTCCAGCCCTCTCACTCTCACGCTCAACGGCAGCGACTCCGGTTCAGGCGTTGAGTTTTACAACGTCTACGCCTCCAAGGACGGCGGCCCGTTCCGGCTCGCCGGTGTGAGCACGAACGGCACGTTCGAGTTCGAGGGCGAGAACGGGAGCCGTTACGGCTTCTTCTCGGTCGCGCAGGACTTCGTGGCGAACACCGAAGGCCCGAAGACCGAAGCGGAGGCGACCACGATGGTGGCCGTGGCGAGCGACGGCGCCCCTGCCGGGCCTCTGGCGCTAACGCTGGAGGCGCCGCGGCCCAACCCCGCCAGAGGCCTCGTGCGGCTCCGCTTCGGCCTGCCGAGCGCAGGGGCCGCGAGCATGCGCGTGCTGGACGCCCTCGGCCGCGAGGTTGCCGTGCTGGCCGCTGGCGAGGCAGCGGCGGGCTGGCACGTCGCCGAGTGGCAGCCAGACGTGGCCTCTGGCGTGTACGTGGTGGAGCTGCGCGCGGGCGACGCGGTGCAGGTGCGTCGCCTGACGGTCGTGCGGTAG
- a CDS encoding sigma-70 family RNA polymerase sigma factor translates to MRDVTLLLHQAQAGDEGALRDLIPLVYDQLRTLARQQRRYRASGETVNTTALVHEAYEKLARGSSAAQSHGFADRQHFFRVAARAMREVLVDHARKQNSEKRGGGLQPLALNEALVAAPEMAAPLIALDEALTRLATLNGRQAQVVELRYFVGLTIPETADILGLSHATVERDWTSARAWLHLALAS, encoded by the coding sequence GTGCGCGACGTCACACTTTTGCTCCACCAGGCCCAGGCGGGCGACGAGGGCGCGCTGCGCGACCTGATCCCGCTCGTCTATGACCAGCTCCGCACGCTCGCGCGCCAGCAGCGGCGGTACCGCGCCTCTGGCGAGACGGTCAACACGACGGCGCTGGTCCACGAGGCTTACGAGAAGCTCGCCAGAGGCAGCAGCGCTGCGCAGAGCCACGGGTTTGCCGACCGGCAGCACTTCTTCCGTGTGGCGGCGCGCGCCATGCGTGAGGTGCTGGTGGACCACGCGCGCAAGCAGAACAGCGAAAAGCGCGGCGGCGGGCTTCAGCCTCTGGCGCTGAACGAGGCCCTGGTCGCCGCGCCCGAGATGGCCGCGCCGCTCATCGCGCTGGACGAGGCGCTGACCCGGCTCGCCACCCTGAACGGACGGCAGGCGCAGGTGGTGGAGCTTCGCTACTTCGTCGGCCTCACCATCCCGGAGACAGCCGATATCCTCGGGCTGTCCCACGCCACCGTGGAGCGGGACTGGACGTCCGCCCGCGCCTGGCTCCACCTCGCGTTGGCGTCGTAG
- a CDS encoding serine/threonine-protein kinase, whose product MTEAERHSRATDLFLELVARSEEERGAALLAEPDPLVRGAASALLRSHGPANQPSGGFLDTPVLEGPFRRPHAPGQSVGPWRIVKQIGEGGMGAVYHAARADGAYARDVALKLLSPAAVLTESESLADRLNAERQILARLEHPGISRLYDGGVTPDGIPYLAMELVDGAPITEAARDLPVRERVRLVIDACSAVAYAHGRLVIHRDIKPSNLHVAADGQVKLLDFGVASLLERDGGEALLTAPRALTPAYAAPEQLNGADITTATDVYSLGVLLFEVLARQRPYDLSGVTAAEAERIVCETPAPLASSVAPASDRRAIVGDLDTIVAKALEKDPARRYASAAALGEDLQRHLDGIPITARPASRAYRARLFVRRHRVGVVGTVAVAVALIGGLAGTAWQANAARTEAATAEAVSDFLVGLIEAADPREEGVDARVVPLLEKAIADLDSGLVERPEVEATLRLTLGVTFRQLGVFDKAKLQIERAIALRMGRFGAAADETLLAQNELGMLALFEGDYASADSILSVVLAGAERNGTLRADDLSSILGNVGYVRYLDGDLDESLALHQRAVDVWRSADEPDRVEMAASMGNVAVVLADLGRLDESAQSMEEQVAVYREELGSSNTRVVVALNNLGSVYYDLNRFDAAARVFREAASTARVAAGDSSEYEATALGGLGAALTGLGRLDDADRAVVRSMDLFRSLLGPDHPRVMSATLRVTRLRLKQNRLPEAEQMARETLRIARVAELGDDHPRVADARSALGEILLARGRAPEAARELRTALAGAEASLPEDHPDRASIQSLLGSALVRAGRTEEGIRLMRTGLAQLQTKPGPAAEETRAARERLRNALSSRATAG is encoded by the coding sequence ATGACCGAGGCCGAACGCCACAGCCGCGCCACCGATCTGTTTCTTGAACTGGTTGCGCGTAGCGAGGAGGAGCGCGGCGCGGCCCTCCTCGCGGAACCCGATCCGCTCGTCCGAGGCGCGGCCTCTGCGCTTCTCCGCTCCCACGGCCCCGCGAACCAGCCGAGCGGCGGCTTTCTCGACACGCCCGTCCTAGAAGGGCCCTTCCGGCGCCCGCATGCTCCAGGGCAATCCGTCGGCCCCTGGCGCATCGTCAAGCAGATCGGCGAAGGGGGCATGGGCGCGGTCTACCACGCCGCGCGAGCGGACGGCGCCTACGCGCGCGATGTGGCGCTCAAGCTTCTCTCGCCAGCGGCCGTGCTCACGGAGAGCGAGAGCCTCGCGGACCGTCTGAATGCCGAGCGGCAGATCCTGGCGCGCCTGGAGCACCCCGGGATCTCGCGGCTCTACGACGGCGGCGTCACGCCCGACGGCATCCCCTACCTCGCGATGGAGCTCGTCGACGGAGCACCCATCACCGAGGCGGCGCGCGACCTGCCGGTGCGGGAACGGGTGCGCCTGGTCATCGACGCCTGCTCGGCAGTGGCCTACGCGCACGGTCGGCTCGTCATCCACCGCGATATCAAGCCGTCCAACCTGCACGTGGCAGCGGACGGGCAGGTAAAGCTGCTCGACTTCGGCGTCGCGTCTCTGCTCGAACGGGACGGAGGCGAAGCCCTCCTCACGGCGCCTCGCGCCCTCACGCCCGCCTACGCCGCGCCGGAGCAGCTAAACGGCGCCGACATCACCACGGCCACGGACGTGTACTCGCTGGGCGTCCTCCTCTTCGAAGTGCTGGCGCGCCAGAGGCCGTACGACCTTTCCGGCGTGACGGCGGCCGAGGCCGAGCGGATCGTCTGCGAGACCCCGGCGCCTCTGGCGTCGAGCGTCGCGCCCGCCTCGGACCGTCGCGCGATTGTGGGCGATTTGGACACGATCGTGGCGAAGGCGCTCGAAAAGGATCCGGCGCGCCGGTACGCGTCCGCGGCGGCGCTCGGCGAGGACCTCCAGCGGCACCTCGACGGCATCCCGATCACGGCGCGCCCCGCCTCTCGGGCCTATCGCGCGCGCCTCTTTGTTCGCCGCCACCGCGTCGGCGTGGTCGGTACGGTAGCGGTGGCGGTGGCGCTCATCGGCGGCCTGGCGGGGACGGCATGGCAGGCCAACGCGGCGCGAACGGAGGCCGCGACGGCCGAAGCCGTGAGCGACTTCCTCGTGGGCCTCATCGAAGCCGCAGACCCCCGCGAAGAGGGCGTCGATGCCCGGGTGGTGCCTCTTCTGGAAAAGGCGATTGCCGACCTGGACTCCGGGCTCGTTGAGCGGCCCGAGGTGGAGGCGACGCTGCGCCTGACGCTCGGCGTCACGTTCCGCCAACTCGGCGTGTTCGACAAGGCGAAACTGCAGATCGAGCGTGCGATCGCGCTCCGCATGGGTCGGTTTGGAGCGGCGGCCGACGAGACGCTTCTGGCGCAGAACGAGTTGGGGATGCTCGCCCTGTTCGAGGGGGACTACGCGAGCGCAGACTCCATCCTCAGCGTTGTGCTCGCAGGCGCTGAGCGGAATGGCACGCTCAGAGCAGACGACCTGAGCAGCATCCTCGGCAACGTCGGGTACGTCCGGTACCTCGATGGCGACCTCGACGAGTCGCTGGCGCTCCACCAGCGGGCCGTCGACGTGTGGCGCTCGGCAGACGAGCCTGACCGCGTCGAGATGGCGGCCTCGATGGGCAACGTGGCGGTGGTCCTCGCCGACCTCGGCCGGTTGGACGAGTCCGCGCAGAGCATGGAAGAGCAGGTGGCGGTCTACCGCGAGGAACTCGGCTCCTCGAACACGAGAGTCGTCGTGGCGCTGAACAACCTCGGCTCGGTGTACTACGACCTGAACCGCTTCGACGCCGCCGCGCGCGTCTTCCGCGAAGCCGCGAGCACCGCGCGCGTGGCCGCTGGCGACTCGTCGGAGTACGAAGCGACGGCGCTCGGCGGGCTCGGCGCGGCGCTGACCGGCCTCGGGCGCCTGGACGACGCGGACCGCGCCGTGGTCCGCTCCATGGACCTCTTCCGCTCGCTTCTCGGCCCCGACCACCCACGCGTGATGAGCGCCACGCTGCGCGTCACCCGCCTCCGGCTGAAGCAGAACCGCCTGCCCGAGGCCGAGCAGATGGCGCGCGAAACCCTCCGGATCGCCCGCGTGGCGGAGCTGGGAGACGACCACCCGCGGGTCGCAGACGCTCGGTCGGCGCTGGGCGAGATCCTTCTCGCCAGAGGCCGCGCACCCGAGGCCGCGCGCGAGCTTCGGACAGCCCTCGCGGGCGCGGAGGCATCCCTACCCGAGGATCACCCGGACCGCGCGTCGATCCAGAGCTTGCTCGGCTCGGCGCTGGTCCGCGCGGGGCGAACCGAGGAAGGCATCCGGCTGATGCGCACAGGTCTCGCGCAGTTGCAGACGAAGCCGGGTCCAGCCGCCGAGGAGACGCGGGCGGCGCGCGAGCGCCTGCGCAACGCCCTGTCAAGCCGCGCAACTGCGGGGTAA
- a CDS encoding ArsA family ATPase codes for MPRILLFTGKGGVGKTTCAAATALACAARGQKTLVMSTDPAHSLADALDRPLGPEPVEITENLWAQEVDMYYSMRKYWGNMRELVRTVLRWQGADAVAAEEMAALPGMGEGSALLWLEKFYREGDYDVIVLDAAPTGETLTLLTLPQVTQWWLQKAFPFQKTAFKTVGFALRKTTGIPLDKGYEELDWLFGKLAEIQEVLQDTSITSARLVMNPEKMVIQEARRAYTYLQLYGYGVDAAIVNRIIPEDEGGVMERYVEAQTGYLEEIETTFAPLPVMRVPHLGREVFGLDLLREIGEGLYADRDPAAVYHAEPAYKVEASGDAYRVEVHVPGADPGSVEAEHFGDTLVVQIANQRRNVTLPAFLSYYKFAGAEVEDGWLKAHFAPEAVGSEA; via the coding sequence ATGCCCCGCATCCTCCTCTTCACCGGCAAAGGCGGCGTCGGCAAGACGACTTGCGCCGCCGCCACGGCGCTCGCCTGCGCCGCCAGAGGCCAGAAAACGCTCGTGATGAGCACCGACCCCGCGCACTCGCTCGCGGACGCGCTGGACCGCCCGCTCGGGCCGGAGCCCGTCGAGATCACGGAGAACCTGTGGGCGCAAGAGGTGGACATGTACTACTCCATGCGGAAGTACTGGGGCAACATGCGCGAGCTGGTGCGGACCGTCCTCCGCTGGCAGGGCGCCGACGCCGTGGCGGCCGAGGAAATGGCGGCGCTGCCTGGCATGGGCGAGGGCTCGGCGCTGCTCTGGCTGGAGAAGTTCTACCGCGAGGGCGACTACGACGTGATCGTGCTGGACGCGGCGCCGACCGGCGAGACGCTGACGCTGCTCACGCTCCCGCAGGTCACGCAGTGGTGGCTCCAGAAGGCGTTCCCGTTTCAGAAGACGGCCTTTAAGACCGTCGGCTTCGCGCTCCGCAAAACGACCGGAATCCCGCTCGATAAGGGCTACGAGGAACTGGACTGGCTCTTCGGCAAGCTGGCCGAGATCCAGGAAGTCTTGCAAGACACGTCCATTACGAGCGCGCGCCTGGTGATGAACCCGGAGAAGATGGTGATCCAGGAGGCCCGCCGCGCCTACACCTACCTCCAGCTCTACGGCTACGGCGTGGACGCGGCCATCGTTAACCGGATCATCCCCGAGGACGAGGGCGGCGTGATGGAGCGCTACGTCGAGGCCCAGACGGGCTACCTGGAAGAGATCGAAACCACGTTCGCGCCGTTGCCCGTAATGCGCGTGCCGCACCTCGGCCGTGAGGTCTTCGGCCTGGACCTCTTGCGCGAGATCGGCGAGGGGCTCTATGCCGACCGCGACCCCGCGGCCGTCTACCACGCCGAGCCCGCCTACAAAGTGGAGGCCTCTGGCGACGCGTACCGCGTGGAGGTGCACGTGCCGGGCGCCGATCCGGGAAGCGTCGAGGCCGAGCACTTTGGCGACACGCTCGTCGTGCAGATCGCCAACCAGCGGCGCAATGTGACGCTGCCCGCGTTTTTGAGCTACTACAAGTTCGCGGGCGCCGAGGTGGAGGACGGCTGGCTCAAAGCGCACTTCGCGCCAGAGGCCGTCGGGAGCGAGGCGTAG